A region of Mesorhizobium sp. M3A.F.Ca.ET.080.04.2.1 DNA encodes the following proteins:
- a CDS encoding NADH-quinone oxidoreductase subunit NuoF: MIPRIYIPADSGALALGAEKVAIAIEKELKERGVEAKIVRNGSRGAYFLEPMVEVATAEGRVAYGPVKPSDVKSLFDSGFLKGAPHKRWLGAPDKIPFLAKQTRLTFARCGVIDPLSLDNYKAHGGLRGLQNAVVMAPAEIVSQVTESGLRGRGGAGFPTGIKWKTVLDTASERKYIVCNADEGDSATFADRMIMEGDPFVLIEGMAIAGIATGATKGFVYIRSEYPHAVATMNKAVAIARKAGVLGVNVLGSHHAFDMEIRVGAGAYVCGEETSLLNSLEGKRGVVRAKPPLPAIQGLFGKPTVINNVISLASVPIIMDKGAAFYKDFGMGRSRGTIPIQIAGNVKHGGLFETAFGLTLGEIVDEIGGGTASGRPVKAVQVGGPLGAYFPRALFDTPFDYEEFAKRDGLIGHAGLTVFDDSADMMKQARFAMEFCAIESCGKCTPCRIGSTRGVEVLDKVAAGIEAEKNLALVTDLCNTMKFGSLCALGGFTPYPVMSSITHFPEDFKPAPARAAAE, translated from the coding sequence ATGATCCCGCGCATCTATATCCCCGCCGATTCGGGCGCGCTGGCGCTCGGCGCCGAAAAGGTCGCCATAGCGATCGAGAAAGAGCTCAAGGAGCGCGGCGTCGAGGCCAAGATCGTGCGCAACGGGTCGCGCGGCGCCTATTTCCTGGAGCCGATGGTCGAGGTAGCGACCGCGGAAGGCCGCGTCGCCTACGGGCCGGTCAAGCCGTCCGACGTGAAAAGCCTGTTCGACAGCGGCTTCCTCAAGGGCGCTCCCCACAAGCGCTGGCTCGGCGCACCGGACAAGATCCCCTTCCTCGCCAAGCAGACGCGGCTGACCTTTGCGCGCTGCGGCGTCATCGACCCGTTGTCGCTCGACAATTACAAGGCGCATGGCGGCCTTAGAGGCCTGCAGAATGCAGTCGTCATGGCGCCGGCCGAGATCGTCAGCCAAGTCACCGAATCCGGCCTGCGCGGCCGCGGCGGCGCAGGGTTTCCGACCGGCATAAAGTGGAAAACGGTGCTGGATACGGCATCGGAGCGCAAATATATCGTCTGCAACGCCGACGAGGGCGACAGCGCCACATTCGCGGACCGCATGATCATGGAAGGCGATCCGTTCGTGCTGATCGAAGGCATGGCGATCGCCGGCATCGCCACCGGCGCGACCAAGGGCTTCGTCTATATCCGCTCGGAGTATCCGCATGCGGTGGCGACGATGAACAAGGCTGTTGCGATCGCCCGCAAGGCGGGCGTCCTCGGCGTCAACGTGCTGGGTTCGCATCACGCCTTCGACATGGAAATCCGCGTCGGCGCCGGCGCCTATGTCTGCGGCGAGGAAACCTCGCTGTTGAACAGCCTCGAAGGCAAGCGCGGCGTGGTGCGCGCCAAGCCGCCGCTGCCGGCCATTCAAGGCCTGTTCGGCAAGCCGACGGTGATCAACAACGTCATCTCGCTGGCCTCGGTGCCGATCATCATGGACAAGGGCGCCGCCTTCTACAAGGATTTCGGCATGGGCCGCTCGCGCGGCACAATCCCGATTCAGATCGCCGGCAACGTCAAGCATGGCGGCCTGTTCGAGACGGCCTTCGGTCTGACGCTGGGCGAGATCGTCGACGAGATCGGCGGCGGCACGGCCTCCGGGCGCCCGGTGAAGGCGGTGCAGGTCGGCGGGCCGCTCGGCGCCTATTTCCCGCGCGCGCTGTTCGACACGCCGTTCGACTACGAAGAATTCGCCAAGCGTGATGGACTGATCGGCCATGCCGGCCTCACCGTCTTCGACGACAGCGCCGACATGATGAAGCAGGCGCGCTTTGCCATGGAATTCTGCGCCATCGAAAGCTGCGGCAAGTGCACGCCCTGCCGCATCGGCTCGACGCGCGGCGTGGAGGTTCTCGACAAGGTCGCCGCCGGCATCGAGGCGGAGAAGAACCTCGCTTTGGTCACCGACCTCTGCAACACGATGAAGTTCGGATCGCTCTGCGCGCTGGGCGGCTTTACGCCCTATCCGGTGATGAGCTCGATCACGCATTTCCCCGAGGATTTCAAGCCGGCGCCGGCGCGCGCGGCTGCTGAATAG